From Ruminococcus sp. HUN007, a single genomic window includes:
- a CDS encoding DUF4250 domain-containing protein, translating into MLPNDPAILLSVINTKLRDQYSSLAALCDDLDVSEDEIKKQACRYRIRIRCRTEQIQITPDVKSQKEKMR; encoded by the coding sequence ATGCTTCCAAATGATCCGGCTATACTTCTTAGTGTAATAAACACAAAACTTCGTGATCAGTACAGTTCGCTTGCCGCTCTCTGCGACGATCTTGACGTTTCAGAAGACGAAATAAAAAAACAAGCTTGCAGGTATCGGATACGAATACGATGCCGCACAGAACAGATTCAGATAACCCCGGACGTAAAAAGTCAAAAGGAGAAAATGAGATGA
- a CDS encoding DUF4261 domain-containing protein has translation MNNEVETNMEIMMVQLLFNSKPESPTADKVKKALEKYLGDLGEIPYAEPSKISSGDMFMFPLEKYKVVTKDHPDGIPAMAVFLSSEPESRIEVDEMARSQFWDVQDGEAIINDCKYTVLVHTMLGMGLTYQEQAEILLAQVGAALDCYPGCTGIYATQSGKLITPDKFESFKKYSVSERFIDLFVNARFFNISDTDEMVVDTLGFYVFGAADVQMHFKNLDPTNVVNYVYNIASYQFDNGFPIQSGETIDSIDENGNIQMKPQWPVQYENSLIDPPRSVLDINCGKYAGGKR, from the coding sequence ATGAATAATGAAGTCGAAACCAATATGGAAATAATGATGGTCCAGTTGTTATTTAACAGCAAACCAGAGTCACCGACAGCGGATAAAGTTAAAAAGGCACTTGAAAAATATCTTGGTGATCTCGGAGAAATTCCGTATGCAGAACCTTCCAAGATAAGTTCCGGAGACATGTTTATGTTTCCGCTTGAAAAATATAAAGTGGTAACTAAGGATCATCCGGACGGCATTCCTGCTATGGCGGTGTTTTTATCATCTGAGCCGGAATCCAGGATAGAAGTGGATGAAATGGCACGCTCTCAGTTCTGGGATGTACAGGACGGTGAAGCGATAATAAATGATTGTAAATACACTGTGCTTGTTCATACTATGCTCGGAATGGGACTTACCTATCAGGAACAGGCAGAGATACTGCTTGCTCAGGTCGGCGCAGCACTTGACTGTTATCCGGGATGTACTGGAATATATGCAACGCAGAGCGGAAAGCTTATTACTCCTGATAAATTTGAAAGCTTCAAAAAATACAGCGTGTCAGAAAGATTCATTGATCTCTTTGTCAATGCAAGATTCTTTAATATTTCTGATACAGATGAAATGGTAGTTGATACACTTGGATTCTATGTTTTCGGGGCTGCTGATGTACAGATGCATTTCAAAAACCTCGATCCGACTAATGTTGTAAATTACGTTTATAACATTGCGTCATACCAGTTCGACAACGGCTTCCCGATCCAGAGCGGTGAAACCATTGACAGTATTGATGAAAACGGTAATATTCAGATGAAACCGCAGTGGCCGGTACAGTACGAAAACTCACTTATAGATCCGCCAAGAAGCGTACTTGATATCAACTGCGGCAAATATGCCGGCGGAAAGAGATAA
- a CDS encoding DUF4261 domain-containing protein, whose translation MKSNYKAKTASAQYEQQSNVFEMWLLFKDKPVRPEEPVLRAALESKCGKVDVIASSPELTSFGVKRFMSHFRDADLPAQVMLGNVMPFRQTDITNAERAQIRDIKDRDTFLSSCTHKILAADMMAALDTEHRTRLLMNWLEVVTDIFKDCVAVWIPSGGKLIPADLIRSGKVEKQDRFVCFCVNARFFKIEKTDEMLVDTHGMCAVGLPDIQCHFKNLDADAVVNYVYNIASFVMQSRDQIKDGDTIEGLNAETSEFDENVLWTVRYEDAMVQPMRAVIDVCPGENAAGEREK comes from the coding sequence ATGAAAAGCAATTATAAAGCAAAGACTGCATCAGCACAGTATGAACAGCAGAGCAACGTATTCGAAATGTGGCTTCTCTTCAAAGATAAACCGGTACGTCCTGAGGAACCTGTACTGAGAGCCGCTCTGGAAAGCAAATGCGGCAAAGTGGATGTAATCGCGTCAAGCCCTGAACTGACAAGCTTCGGCGTTAAACGTTTCATGAGTCATTTCAGGGACGCCGACCTTCCCGCTCAGGTAATGCTGGGAAACGTAATGCCGTTCAGACAGACTGACATCACCAATGCAGAACGTGCCCAGATAAGAGATATCAAAGACCGTGACACTTTTCTTTCATCATGCACGCACAAGATACTTGCCGCTGACATGATGGCCGCACTCGATACTGAACACAGAACACGTCTTCTGATGAACTGGCTTGAAGTAGTTACAGATATATTCAAAGACTGTGTCGCTGTATGGATTCCGTCCGGCGGAAAGCTCATTCCGGCAGATCTTATAAGAAGCGGAAAGGTGGAAAAGCAGGATCGTTTTGTATGCTTCTGCGTTAATGCACGTTTCTTTAAAATAGAAAAGACGGATGAAATGCTTGTTGACACACACGGTATGTGTGCTGTCGGACTTCCTGATATCCAGTGCCACTTTAAAAATCTTGATGCTGATGCGGTCGTAAACTATGTATACAACATAGCCTCGTTTGTAATGCAGAGCAGAGACCAGATAAAAGACGGCGACACTATTGAAGGACTTAACGCCGAAACATCAGAGTTCGACGAAAACGTTCTGTGGACAGTACGCTATGAAGATGCAATGGTACAGCCAATGCGTGCGGTAATCGATGTCTGTCCGGGAGAAAACGCTGCCGGCGAAAGAGAAAAGTAA